Genomic segment of Arachis stenosperma cultivar V10309 chromosome 4, arast.V10309.gnm1.PFL2, whole genome shotgun sequence:
ATAATTTTGATTCTCTCTTTATTTCTCTTTGTGATCATTCATACATGTATCTTGTGTTATAATGTAGCACTGTTGCTTACAAAATTGCCCACACTAAAATCTTTCACTATTGAGCAACAATAATGAATTGATGACTTAAACGCATAAGAATGCACTCAACAGTAAGAAAGAATAGCAATGACATTTAATATCAATAACACAAAATAATGCAGTACATGATTTAATGGATGAGCTTAATTAATTGAAGTTAAAACAACTTCAATCTTTTAATACTATTGTTTCTACAGATGTGTATGCATTAGTCAATTGTTTGAATAAAAAAGGATCAAAAGCTCGTGGGCTTAAAATAAATGAATCAAATAACACATGAATTGGAATCTAGTGTGATAATTGTTAGTATTTTGTTTCCTCCCTCATCACCAAAACAAAAAGTAGCAAATTCCCAACAGAAGAAAATGAGGCACTATATATTGTACCGTCCACTTTTGCCTCTAGCCATCATTGACTATTTGACCCTCATCAAAATAATGGTTCTTTTACATTTCACAATTTCCATCACATGGTTCATACTTCATATTCCTACCACCGTCCACCTGTTTAGCCGGTAAGCCAATACAAGTTCACACACTACATTCAAATTTCGTTGTCCTAACTTCTTATGCTATTATTCCCTATATATAAAACCACCATTTGCCAACCCTTTTTCATCACATTCAGTCACCAACTTTTGTGTTATACCAATACCAATATCTCTAAATATTTAAGTTTGATAAGATTATTAGCAATATCATTGATCATGGCCTCATCAAGCTATGCTTTGAGAACAATCCCTGCTTCTTCTATTAGGCCTGCTAACACATCATCAAGATCAATTTTCACAGCCCCACCTATCAAATCATCACTCTTACCATTCACTTCACCATCAAACACATCAATCACTAGAAGCCTCAAGCTTAACTCCACTTTGCCACACTCTTCCTACTTCACTTCAGTTCCTAAGAAATCATTCTCTTGCAAGAGCCAGGCTGAGTCATCTGAAGCTGCAGGTACATACATAGatcttgtttttaatttcatttgtTTTATTGATGTCATATGATGTTTATGTTTATTGTGCACAATGTTATGTAGAGAGGGTTCAAGAACTGAGTGTTTATGAGATCAATGAACGTGACCGTGGAAGTCCCATTTACCTTAGATTGAGCCAGAAAACTGTGAATTCCCTTGGTGATCTTGTACCCTTCACTAACaaggtaatttattttttatgattgaatTATGTTAGTGATCAAACATCATCATATGATTATTCATATTATAATCTTTTCAATTATATTATTATGCAGTTGTACACTGGAGACCTTCAAAAGCGCATAGGCATAACAGCAGGTATCTGCATTTTGATccaaaacaaagcagagaaagGTGGTGATCGTTATGAAGCAATATACAGTTTCTACTTTGGTGACTATGGCCACATTGCTGTTCAGGGTCCATACTTGACCTATGAAGACACATACCTTGCTGTCACAGGTGGTTCTGGAATCTTTGAAGGTGTTTCAGGCCAAGTCAAGCTTCATCAAATTGTGTACCCTTTTAAGATCTTGTACACTTTCTATCTTAAGGGTATTAAGGATTTGCCAAAGGAGCTTATTGTTGAAACTGTTGAGCCTAACCCTTCTGTTCAGGCCTCTGATGCTGCTAAGAATCTTGAGTCACATGCTACAGTTCCTGGTTTTACTGACTAATAAACTTTAGgctcttattcttatttttttgatGTTATGGCTGCCTATAGTTATTGAATAATAAGTGGGGTGGCtatgatgtttttttttttaatggtgGTAGATTTAATAATGGTTTTAGTATGTAGTTGGTGGATGGTTGTTAGGTATGAAAAGCTTGATCATTTGGAACTCTTTTTAATAAGAAATTGATGAGAAATGCTTTTgtttttagttaatattttgtTGAGGGAATTTTATATTGAAAGTTCTTACATGTGATGTTGATAATTGTAATGTGACTCAATGTTTATTATCATAAAGCTATGAAGAGTTGACCATAAATAAGGTTTACTTTTATGTAATTGTTAAATCATGGGTAGCTTAAAGGCTTATTTGGATGTTgacacaaataaataaataacattacATTATTTGGATGGAGTTATAGTGATGACATTCTTAGTGGACTAGTAACTGGGTTGTGCATGCTGATGGATAAAACAACCTGTGACATGAAAATTTCCAATAATAGTCATGATATCAGGTTTCTTTTTTATGTCACATTTTGTAAAGATGTCCAGTTAGGACTTATATGGGAAATGAGACCAAACCCATTTAAGAAATTGATGCTACATTGGAAATACACATATTTTCACATGTGAAAAAACAGATAGGCTTTAGACCAAAAAAGGGGGGAAAGAGCTGGGCCAATATAATTCTATCTTgggaccaaaaataaaaaatatcaagcTTCTGTTCATCACTTTATCTTGATAAATTATGCCTGCTGATATTTATTTTGCAAtttgcattattattatcatGCACCATAAGCTGCATTGTGCTCAACTGCTCATATGCTAGAATAACATGTTTGAGATAGAATTCATTCACTAAAAAATGTATTCTTTTATCTGAAACTTCACCCTATTGTTGGGTAAAGCAAGAGCATTTTCTTTcctacaaaaaaaaatgcaCCCTTCTTCTGAGATATATAGATGTAAAATATGTCAACTAACATGAATAgtagaatattttaaaatttggtaaaattttttaaggGAGTAGCACATGATTCCAGTACACAGGATCAGTACAATCTGTaatgttttctttcttttataggGTAGATCAAACAAAATGGTTGTACCAATCAAACATAGTAAGTGTACTGCATCTGATCTGAGACCATTCACAACAGTCAAAAACCAACATTTGATGaatcattaattaataatagtCTGTTCTATAATAAATGACAGTGATGTGTGTATTATTGTCTCATCAACTCATGGCATGGACCATTCTTTTCAGCACTGCACACTGAATCTGAAACCCCTTCTTGGCTTGACCATGTTGTCATGGGAATCAATGACACTAGTGAGGACTGAGGAGTAGTAAcaccaacaacaataataggCTACTAACTTTTTTGTTCCTCTGTGTTCTGATCTGATGTATAACTCTTGAGCTTATTGTTGCCATTGATtctcaattctcatcacaacaTGGTCCAATCTATAATGGaaatatatataatactttGTCATAAGTGCATGATCTACCTGATTTTGTCACCAACCCaacaatagaataaaaaaaaaaaaaggcaaatGCAGCATTAAATGGTAACCTTTTTCTTTGTGCTAGTTGACTTTTGAAAGCAAATTATAGTCATTCCTCAATTTGTGTTGTTTTTCTATGCTAGGGAGATTGAAACAGGAATTGTAGTTTGTTTTTGCTGATGTAATGTTCTAGTGAATGTTCCTCTAATATTAAACTTAGCCTGAACAAAAAATAGAGTTCACATTCCTCATTGCTTTTGAATTGGAATTGATGATTACCTGCAACATTTGAGTGCTTAATCAATTCAATGTCTTCATTTGTTTTTGGTCATACATTTCACATACAATGAATGTCAATTTCAATTCAAGCATAAAGAATATTATGATAAAATTTCTTAACCACAGATCTCCATTGGTATATGGAAACATATATATAGTTAGGGAAGGTTATCAGGTGTACCAGGAACACCGGTATTCCAGTTGTTTTAATCGTTGATctgaattataaaaattatatataatatatattaattaaaatcaacggttaaaacaactggaaCACTGATGTTCTGAGGAACACCTGATAATTTTCCTATAGTTACATACTTCTAGTTATAGCCAATGTCCAATTATTACTTCTCAATGGAGCATTTGAGTTCACTTCTTTTCTTAATACAAATTAAGGATCTTTGAACACCTTTTTGTGGGTTTCTTTCTCTACAATGAATACTTTTTCTGCATCATCTAAGTTAAGTTTTCTCTGTAGTTTCAGTTATTCGAATTCTTTCCTATAAGTAgcttcaaattcaaattcaacttTTATTCATGTTGGTCTTATTTTGAAGTTCAAGTTATTGCTTCTGCCTTGGCCCTACTAATTGCAAATATGAAGAATATTTTGGTATATATGTATGAGGCTACTTGGGATATGTAAAGCCTCTTGAATGTGTATATAATGCAGAATCTGATGATTATGTCTAGAGACCCCCtcttcatcttttaattattgtgGCAGGTGAATCTTGATTGATAGAAAAGACACAAAGGTGAACTGTGTTCAAAATAAAGTCTTATAAATTGCAATTGGATCCTTCTATTTTGTTGAGTAATAAGGTACCTATAATAACATTATGTGAATGTTATAATTAAGTTAAATAGTAGTATTTGGTATAATCACTGCTGATTATGATTCTGCCTAGGATGCTGTTACTTTTCAATTCTGTTGACTTGACAAATGATGACAATTATTGTCAATGGAGAATCTATGTTTGCATGCCTCTCCTTTGAAAAGATGCATCATTTCAATAATTCTATGACACAAAAAGTTCACTTCATTTTCCTCATTCTAGTTCTGTTGGCTACATATTTTGTTCATGGTCCTTTTCAGAGCTAACATAGTTAATGTGTTAAGGGTATGCAATAATTAGTTCCATAGAACTATAGAGGGGTAAGAAGCATAATCTGGTTCATTTTGGCACctaattaatttgttatttttattagtaattaagttacaattattattttttaattgatataAGTATGCAAAATGAGAACATTAGTAACCCAAATTATGAGTAGAATTGATGAATTTCTTTGGTGAATAATAGAATCAGGTAAAAAATAAAGAGACTCACTAAATTTATAGAGAACATGTACATTGAAAAGTACAATACACTTTATAGAATAAATCTACCGAATTTAAATATTATCGATATTCGTATCCAAATTATTTGTATTTCTTACCGCACCAAGCATGTACTATAAGTCTTAAAAGTAACGGAAGACAGTTAACAATGTTCATGAATGGTTACATTGTGTCTGAGATTGGAGAAATGGATGATGGATGTTCTTTCCCAAAAGAGTCCTTAATATAATTAGCAATGGATATGAGGAAACCTTTATTGCAGTGGCAAGTGTTTAGGCATACAAAGATATGACAATTCAATGTGGGGGACACAAgtgttttacttttttttttttttgtcaaaagtTAGGAGTGATACTTGAATCTGAAATTTCTAGGTGAGAAAGAAAGATTATGCCATTTGAGATATAGTTCgttaacttttttttctttttttttttcaactagcCTTTGTTATTagtattttgattttattataaaaaagttaACTAATTTAGTTCAAAACATCTCTATAGACTAGCTTTTTATTTTAGTTGCTAAATTAGTggcaaattttttatttaactatgGATTTAGTAACCCCAAAGTATGGTTTTGTCATAATAAATTCTACCAGTTGTAAAAATCGGTTAGTGTTTGAAAACCTTTTTGCAGTAATATCTCTTTAAATAAggtttagaataaaaaatttaaaattatattactactacaaaaaagataaatttacatattatactaattaatttgagttgATCGATTAGTTAATTTAATTGTCCACTCAAACaagtattaaaaaattaaattttatcttgTGTATGCAACAACTCATTAACCAacaataaacttttaaataaagattaaatttacgacagattaatttttaatttatcagattaaaaaatataataaaaaaaaattgcttaGTAGCTACTACCAAATAACTTATAGTTTAAACTTTTTCTATTTAGTAttgtaattatttaaaaaactGTAAATAAGTATGGTTTTGATagatttctttttcaaattcttaatTTAAGACTACCGAAAGAATGGAGAGATTTAGGTCTTGGGGAAACAAGCATATGGCAATTGGAAATTCGTGTGGGAGACGCAAGAATGATAGAGAAGTAGAATTGAAAAAACTTtagaaaataaatgaagtaGATGGACCCTAAAAGAGTGTGCCTATAAACAAAAAGAGAAGGtttatcaataaattattatatacataaaataaaatttaaaatttgaacaaTGATTTAAAGAGAAACTAATGATGGCCCCAATCCAAATGTGTTGAAGGTTTCTCTTTGTTGATGTCAACAATGCATACACATCAGACAAAACTGACGGCTATGATGAGGTCCAGGCTAGTGGGACCCATCATCTCTCTTGGCTTCCATAATGTGAGGGGGGACCCATAAACACCCTTCACTCATTTTCATAGAATTAACAAGATAAGAATGTGACATCCACATGCACATGCACATATACAATCCCATTCCCTTCATATTCTTGCACACATTTACAGCCTACATTGAAAACAACTCAACACTATACAAACTCAATACCATAATCCATAATATCATCATCATCCTATTGCTATCTCCTCCTCATAATCCACTTGGAGGGGAAACAACTAACACTTGTGACAATCAGAATATAGATTCAATCCCCATTATTCAACACTAGTAGTATAAAGaagggaaaaacaaaaaatctcCTTGTTTTATTGTAATCTACATTAAATTATTCTTTCACCTTAACCATAACAATAATAAAGAAGTCTCACGGTCTACAAATTTAACccaataaaatacataaatttaattataattataatttttatcttatcgTATCTTTAGTTgttcttatcttatttttatttacttttatctttCTTAGACCAatactctatatatatttagttttacctTCACAATACCATacaattcaatcaatcaacaatcaataaaaatttgcattcttttcttttcttattcttttacaattttatcaatctatactatatatatatgtgaaatttataaaaattattaatatggTGACTACtcctataaaattaaaattgtattcatataaaaataaatttattcaaat
This window contains:
- the LOC130973526 gene encoding allene oxide cyclase, chloroplastic-like: MASSSYALRTIPASSIRPANTSSRSIFTAPPIKSSLLPFTSPSNTSITRSLKLNSTLPHSSYFTSVPKKSFSCKSQAESSEAAERVQELSVYEINERDRGSPIYLRLSQKTVNSLGDLVPFTNKLYTGDLQKRIGITAGICILIQNKAEKGGDRYEAIYSFYFGDYGHIAVQGPYLTYEDTYLAVTGGSGIFEGVSGQVKLHQIVYPFKILYTFYLKGIKDLPKELIVETVEPNPSVQASDAAKNLESHATVPGFTD